Proteins encoded by one window of Chondromyces crocatus:
- a CDS encoding DUF2490 domain-containing protein, which produces MAISLIFGELYGSTVKMKPPLPATLLALAMFLLAPRARADHEVWLWLETRSPLLRTETPRFPRIDLRTVTDMRMSGRADGLQQAFFRAGPLFFLTDFLFVGVHGTVYADRLASGVFDQESRFELEPNLFGRFGDFTWNDRNRFEVRFRDSGTRTRYRNQFRLNYAPKNATWIPFFWNEFLVDLAGEGLNQNRAQIGLGRMFSPSTRVDLGLMIRSREDATGWVHDRVINLYLLLDIPPLSRP; this is translated from the coding sequence ATGGCTATCAGCTTGATCTTCGGCGAGCTGTATGGCTCCACTGTAAAGATGAAACCTCCCCTCCCAGCCACGCTGCTGGCCCTCGCGATGTTCCTTCTGGCGCCTCGGGCGCGTGCTGATCACGAGGTCTGGCTGTGGCTGGAGACGCGCTCTCCGCTCCTGCGTACGGAGACGCCGAGGTTTCCCCGGATCGATCTCCGCACGGTCACCGACATGCGCATGAGTGGCCGCGCGGATGGCCTCCAGCAGGCATTCTTCCGTGCGGGGCCGCTGTTCTTTCTGACCGACTTCCTCTTCGTCGGCGTGCACGGGACGGTCTATGCGGACCGGCTCGCCAGTGGTGTGTTCGACCAGGAGTCGCGGTTCGAGCTGGAGCCCAACCTGTTCGGACGGTTCGGTGATTTCACGTGGAACGATCGGAACCGGTTCGAGGTGCGCTTCCGTGACAGCGGTACGCGCACGCGCTACCGCAACCAGTTCCGGTTGAATTACGCGCCGAAGAACGCGACCTGGATCCCGTTCTTCTGGAACGAGTTCCTCGTGGATCTCGCCGGGGAGGGACTGAACCAGAACCGCGCGCAGATCGGGCTCGGCCGCATGTTCTCGCCGTCTACCCGCGTCGATCTGGGGCTGATGATCCGCAGCCGCGAGGACGCGACGGGGTGGGTCCACGACCGGGTGATCAACCTCTACCTGCTGCTCGACATCCCGCCGCTGAGCCGCCCCTGA
- a CDS encoding NUDIX domain-containing protein, translating into MPMTLRRAFSVAIYPRYQGRVLLIHHRRLGIWLPPGGELLADETPLEAAKRELREETGLEGRFPVVSDVEGTPPGLIGYEEHIAGSKGMHLNFVFVADVDTDTVQPNDEFEAWRWVDHFDDIGGPPNVAQLGKIALAART; encoded by the coding sequence ATGCCCATGACCCTACGCCGCGCCTTCTCCGTCGCCATCTACCCCCGCTACCAGGGCCGCGTCCTGCTCATCCACCACCGCCGCCTGGGCATCTGGCTGCCGCCGGGAGGCGAGCTGCTCGCCGACGAGACCCCCCTCGAAGCAGCAAAGCGCGAGCTGCGCGAAGAGACGGGGCTCGAAGGCCGCTTCCCCGTCGTCAGCGACGTCGAGGGCACGCCGCCAGGCCTCATCGGCTACGAGGAGCACATCGCCGGGAGCAAGGGCATGCATCTCAACTTCGTGTTCGTGGCCGACGTGGATACCGACACCGTGCAGCCCAACGACGAATTCGAGGCGTGGCGCTGGGTCGATCACTTCGACGACATCGGCGGCCCCCCCAACGTCGCCCAGCTCGGCAAGATCGCCCTCGCCGCACGCACCTGA
- a CDS encoding HAD family hydrolase codes for MTETAPAPKSPLPRKRAALFDMDRTLIRRETVSLYVRYQREIGEASLLDLVKTLYWVAQYTLGLLDAERVVDRILQSLRGTSEAALTARCNAWFASHVEQHISDEGRQAVRRHQEAGDVCAIVTAATSYTTWPLAHRLNIPHVVATVLEVDPAGHFTGRPVRPLCYGEGKVERARALAEAHGFRLEEATFYSDSISDLPLLSLVAEPVAVNPDPRLRRIAQRRGWPIVRW; via the coding sequence ATGACCGAGACGGCACCCGCACCGAAAAGCCCCCTCCCGCGAAAGCGCGCGGCCCTCTTCGACATGGATCGCACCCTCATCCGCAGGGAGACCGTGAGCCTCTATGTCCGCTACCAGCGCGAAATCGGCGAAGCCTCGCTCCTCGACCTCGTGAAGACGCTGTACTGGGTCGCCCAGTACACCCTCGGCCTGCTCGACGCCGAGCGCGTCGTCGACCGCATCCTCCAGAGCCTGCGCGGCACCTCCGAGGCCGCCCTCACCGCCCGCTGCAACGCCTGGTTTGCGAGCCACGTCGAGCAGCACATCAGTGACGAAGGCCGACAGGCCGTGCGCCGCCACCAGGAAGCCGGCGACGTGTGCGCCATCGTCACCGCGGCGACCTCGTACACCACCTGGCCCCTCGCCCACCGCCTGAACATCCCGCACGTCGTCGCCACCGTGCTCGAGGTCGACCCAGCGGGTCACTTCACCGGACGCCCCGTGCGCCCTCTCTGCTACGGCGAAGGCAAGGTCGAGCGGGCGCGCGCGCTCGCCGAAGCCCATGGCTTTCGCCTCGAAGAGGCCACCTTCTACAGCGACAGCATCAGCGACTTGCCGCTCCTGTCGCTCGTCGCCGAGCCGGTGGCGGTCAACCCCGACCCGCGCCTCCGCCGGATCGCACAGCGACGCGGCTGGCCCATCGTGCGCTGGTGA
- a CDS encoding MBL fold metallo-hydrolase: MSPRAGALEAQRCVTARVPVTLHEVCYTPRMTRAVLAILWLLPSLALVSVACGGSEHVTEVASVSSTTSAPGVASRSAPAAVVQVKGGEAAGALPASAEGLPETKLSEDLVIRQLAPDVHLITHTFPWPANALLVEMANGDLVLCDPTYTVDAMRLVLAWMDERYGKRRIVALNTHFHIDRVGGNAALLERGIPVYGSDLTARLVTTRSEAHRAWVRASVDDGAIAAVFETQPMVPPDRVFPIAEGLSLTFGEEKVVVHHPGPGHAPDNVVVFFPAHRLLFGGCLVAAGERIGNTTDGDLARWGDAIRDLQRFKAFSIVPGHGSRLDPGLLDHTLALLASASP; encoded by the coding sequence TTGAGCCCACGCGCCGGAGCGCTCGAAGCCCAGCGGTGTGTGACGGCCCGCGTGCCCGTCACCCTGCACGAGGTGTGCTACACGCCGCGGATGACGCGCGCTGTCCTGGCGATCCTCTGGCTCCTCCCCTCACTCGCCCTCGTGAGCGTCGCCTGCGGAGGCAGCGAGCACGTGACGGAGGTCGCAAGCGTCTCGTCGACGACGAGCGCTCCTGGCGTGGCGTCTCGGAGCGCGCCCGCCGCTGTCGTGCAGGTGAAGGGCGGGGAGGCGGCGGGGGCGCTGCCCGCTTCGGCCGAAGGGCTGCCGGAGACGAAGCTTTCCGAGGATCTGGTGATCCGGCAGCTCGCGCCCGACGTGCACCTGATCACGCACACCTTCCCCTGGCCGGCCAATGCGCTGCTCGTCGAGATGGCGAACGGGGACCTGGTGCTCTGCGACCCGACGTACACGGTCGACGCCATGCGGCTCGTGCTCGCGTGGATGGATGAGCGCTACGGGAAACGTCGCATCGTCGCGCTCAACACGCACTTCCACATCGACCGCGTGGGCGGGAATGCCGCCCTCCTGGAACGCGGGATCCCGGTGTACGGATCGGATCTCACGGCGCGCCTCGTCACCACGCGCAGCGAGGCCCACCGCGCCTGGGTGCGCGCGAGCGTGGACGATGGCGCCATCGCTGCGGTGTTCGAGACGCAGCCCATGGTGCCACCCGACCGTGTCTTCCCGATCGCGGAGGGGCTTTCGCTGACGTTCGGCGAAGAGAAGGTGGTGGTGCATCACCCGGGTCCAGGGCACGCACCGGACAACGTGGTCGTGTTCTTTCCAGCCCACCGCCTGCTCTTCGGCGGTTGTCTGGTCGCTGCGGGGGAGCGCATCGGCAACACCACGGACGGGGACCTCGCGCGCTGGGGAGATGCCATCCGAGACCTCCAGCGGTTCAAGGCCTTCTCGATCGTCCCCGGGCACGGTAGCCGGCTGGATCCAGGCCTCCTCGACCACACCCTCGCGCTCCTCGCCAGCGCGAGCCCCTGA
- the mrtC gene encoding myxosortase MrtC — translation MQPPPPSAPPPAAFPPPRGPSAPASSPPLGTPGSAPHGPAHAAGPTSATRPLVAAALTTALVTAVSYGAPRDYAGTAVGVAFLAATWWLVLRHDETTIRTHGLSLGGLLEPAPLSARRLLTDGARATGWALLFCAIFFPAFWFGYRLWWSPARPFTFRPAPDPFDEITAQLLVVAIPEEAFFRGYLQTALDRAFPPRLRVLGAVVGPGLLLAAAIFAIGHVLTIRHPARLAVFFPALAFGWLRARTGGVGAPALFHAACNLFSVALARGYGLSP, via the coding sequence GTGCAGCCTCCGCCTCCTTCCGCTCCCCCTCCCGCCGCTTTTCCACCGCCCCGTGGCCCGTCCGCGCCAGCGTCATCGCCTCCTCTGGGCACCCCAGGCAGCGCCCCCCACGGCCCAGCGCACGCCGCCGGGCCCACGTCGGCAACGCGCCCCCTCGTCGCTGCGGCGCTGACCACGGCCCTCGTCACGGCCGTCTCCTACGGTGCCCCGCGGGACTACGCGGGCACCGCCGTGGGGGTAGCGTTCCTCGCGGCCACCTGGTGGCTCGTCCTGCGCCACGACGAGACCACCATCCGCACCCACGGCCTGTCCCTCGGCGGCTTGCTCGAGCCCGCTCCTCTCTCCGCCCGACGCCTCCTCACCGACGGCGCGCGTGCGACCGGCTGGGCCTTGCTCTTCTGCGCCATCTTCTTCCCCGCCTTCTGGTTTGGCTACCGCCTCTGGTGGAGCCCCGCGCGCCCCTTCACCTTCCGCCCTGCCCCCGACCCCTTCGACGAGATCACCGCGCAGCTCCTCGTCGTCGCCATCCCCGAAGAGGCCTTCTTCCGCGGCTACCTCCAGACCGCCCTCGACCGCGCCTTCCCACCTCGCCTGCGCGTCCTCGGCGCCGTCGTCGGGCCGGGCCTGCTCCTCGCCGCGGCCATCTTCGCCATCGGCCACGTGCTCACCATCCGCCACCCCGCGCGACTCGCCGTGTTCTTTCCGGCGCTCGCCTTCGGCTGGTTGCGCGCCCGCACGGGCGGCGTGGGCGCCCCCGCGCTGTTCCACGCCGCGTGCAACCTCTTCTCTGTGGCCCTGGCCCGCGGCTACGGCCTCTCCCCTTGA
- a CDS encoding AI-2E family transporter, translating into MERADRWLSLVLRAVLIGLFLWTIKGLLSSVVVGAIFAVLLHPSHRRLQQRLGPYHALGPTLLTAGAVLVFILPQALIVSQLVSNVHDLLSRDWSGVLDRAQFFFAERMASLSGTFGVEVVGARGYLDEAFGRLGRGIAGMAGGVATSLPQLLVDLFLFIVSFYFFLRDGDALSRWVQRMSPFSPEETRLLAVSVRDTVNGAVLGLLATALVQGALTTLALSAFEVPGALLFGVIATLLSLLPLVGTAPVTLGAAFYLCLVGRNSAALGMLVAAAVIGISDNVVRPWVQSAQGGMHPLLALLSILGGLDLFGLSGLFVGPIVAAVALWAVDTYAALRLRVARPGRWAPPPFQ; encoded by the coding sequence ATGGAACGCGCGGACCGGTGGCTCTCGCTGGTGCTGCGGGCGGTCTTGATCGGACTGTTCCTGTGGACGATCAAGGGGCTGCTCTCCAGCGTGGTGGTCGGCGCGATCTTCGCCGTGCTCTTGCATCCGTCCCACAGGCGATTGCAGCAGCGGCTGGGGCCGTACCACGCGCTCGGCCCGACCCTGCTCACCGCGGGCGCGGTGCTGGTGTTCATCCTCCCGCAGGCATTGATCGTCTCCCAGCTCGTCTCGAACGTTCACGACCTGCTCTCGCGTGACTGGTCGGGCGTGCTGGACCGGGCTCAGTTCTTCTTCGCGGAGCGCATGGCCTCGCTCTCGGGGACGTTCGGCGTGGAGGTGGTGGGGGCTCGGGGTTACCTCGACGAGGCGTTCGGCAGGCTCGGACGCGGCATCGCAGGGATGGCGGGTGGGGTCGCGACCTCGCTCCCGCAGCTTCTCGTCGACCTCTTCCTGTTCATCGTCTCGTTCTATTTCTTCCTCCGTGACGGCGACGCGCTCTCGCGCTGGGTGCAGCGGATGTCGCCGTTCTCGCCGGAGGAGACGCGCCTTCTCGCGGTGTCGGTGCGGGACACGGTGAACGGCGCCGTGCTGGGGCTCCTCGCGACCGCGCTGGTGCAGGGGGCACTGACGACGCTCGCGCTGTCGGCGTTCGAGGTGCCCGGGGCACTTCTCTTCGGTGTCATCGCCACCTTGCTCTCGCTCTTGCCGCTGGTGGGGACGGCGCCGGTGACGCTCGGAGCCGCGTTCTATCTCTGCCTCGTCGGACGCAACAGTGCGGCGCTCGGGATGCTCGTCGCCGCCGCGGTGATCGGGATCTCCGACAACGTGGTGCGCCCGTGGGTGCAGAGCGCTCAGGGAGGGATGCACCCCTTGCTGGCGCTGCTCAGCATCCTCGGAGGGCTCGATCTCTTCGGGCTCTCGGGCCTGTTCGTGGGACCCATCGTCGCCGCCGTCGCACTCTGGGCCGTCGACACCTACGCCGCGCTGCGGCTCCGGGTGGCGAGGCCAGGGAGGTGGGCTCCCCCGCCCTTTCAATGA
- a CDS encoding PP2C family protein-serine/threonine phosphatase has translation MDDTLDARPSLRARAGTGMSAAMTRGRAEVKLTMAGLTDRGLVRTSNEDAFFMAHLGTGEQWSEDTPVSWRLGDRGVLLAVSDGMGGANAGEVASALSLEKLLEGMRGRVRPKESDADRLRRTIELASRQVRRAAARPGREGMGATLTAVYLRGTTATIAEIGDSRAYLIRRGLLCQVTRDQSYVQLLVDAGLMTQEEAERSPRRNIVLQAMGQDTDVIVALSRLDLRRGDRLLLCTDGLSSMLSDRQILALAQAPTPIDQACLDLVEHAKDAGGDDNITVILAEASGAGLKAATAGDTAEATIRTVQEYKP, from the coding sequence ATGGATGACACACTCGATGCAAGGCCGAGCTTGCGCGCGCGCGCGGGTACCGGCATGTCAGCCGCGATGACCCGCGGACGCGCGGAGGTGAAGCTCACCATGGCCGGCCTGACGGACCGGGGGCTCGTGCGCACCTCGAACGAGGATGCGTTCTTCATGGCGCACCTCGGAACCGGCGAACAGTGGAGCGAAGACACCCCGGTCTCCTGGCGACTCGGGGACCGCGGCGTGCTGCTCGCGGTCTCGGACGGCATGGGAGGCGCGAACGCAGGCGAAGTCGCGAGCGCACTGTCGCTGGAAAAGCTGCTCGAAGGCATGCGCGGGCGCGTGCGCCCGAAAGAAAGCGACGCGGATCGGCTCCGCCGGACCATCGAGCTGGCGAGCCGGCAAGTGAGGCGGGCCGCCGCACGCCCGGGCCGCGAGGGCATGGGTGCGACGCTCACGGCCGTCTACCTGCGGGGCACTACGGCGACCATCGCCGAGATCGGTGACTCGCGCGCCTACCTCATCCGGCGCGGTCTCCTGTGTCAGGTGACGCGCGACCAGAGCTACGTGCAGCTCCTCGTGGACGCTGGGCTGATGACGCAAGAAGAGGCAGAGCGCTCGCCGCGACGCAACATCGTCCTCCAGGCCATGGGCCAGGACACCGACGTCATCGTCGCGCTGAGCCGGCTGGACCTGCGGCGCGGCGACCGGCTGCTGCTCTGCACCGACGGCCTCTCCAGCATGCTCAGCGACCGACAGATCCTCGCACTCGCGCAGGCCCCCACGCCCATCGACCAGGCCTGCCTCGACCTCGTGGAGCACGCCAAGGATGCTGGAGGAGACGACAACATCACCGTCATCCTGGCCGAGGCCAGCGGCGCTGGCCTGAAGGCGGCGACCGCAGGCGACACTGCCGAGGCCACCATCCGCACGGTGCAGGAGTACAAGCCCTGA
- a CDS encoding serine/threonine-protein kinase: protein MIAPSDPLRPPPSTSPASGGAKPQSPRPQRVSATEITLSSPPPSTRRNVPPSSTRRGAPHSTRYVHLHERRGTRLEARHIPVSEALADASTEPDLFAAIATRISEPPTQLAPGHLLAGRYQMLERLGEGGMGIVWRARSLGLDVEVAVKVIHPAARIPNARERLLREARVAARVVHPAAARVLDFGVAEEEIPFLVMEHIRGGSLGAALREGGPLGPTAAVKLLLPVLGALDEAHRLGIVHRDVKPGNILLAEGRGRLTPKLIDFGIAALAPSPWASKLAFYPPLYGTPRMMAPEQARGGADADPRVDIWGFCFVLHQALGGVPADTGRRDAEPERLGRPAALATEPELWAILARGLELSPAARWATAQALGASLARWALVRGITADSAGTALTEAWLDG from the coding sequence ATGATTGCACCCTCCGACCCGCTCAGGCCTCCGCCGAGCACCTCCCCGGCCTCCGGGGGGGCAAAACCTCAATCGCCACGCCCTCAGCGTGTCTCGGCCACCGAGATCACGCTGAGCTCGCCACCACCGAGCACACGCCGGAACGTCCCCCCCTCGAGCACGCGTCGGGGCGCGCCTCACTCGACGCGCTACGTCCACCTGCACGAGCGACGCGGGACGCGCCTCGAAGCTCGCCACATCCCCGTCAGCGAGGCACTCGCGGACGCCTCGACCGAGCCGGATCTCTTCGCCGCGATCGCCACGCGCATCTCGGAGCCTCCGACGCAGCTCGCGCCAGGACACCTGCTCGCCGGCCGGTATCAGATGCTCGAGCGGCTCGGCGAAGGAGGGATGGGCATCGTGTGGCGTGCCCGGAGCCTGGGCCTGGATGTCGAGGTGGCGGTGAAGGTGATCCATCCGGCCGCGCGCATCCCGAACGCCCGCGAGCGGCTGCTGCGCGAAGCAAGGGTCGCGGCACGCGTCGTTCATCCCGCCGCGGCGCGGGTGCTCGATTTCGGGGTGGCCGAAGAGGAGATTCCGTTCCTGGTCATGGAACACATTCGCGGGGGCTCGCTCGGCGCCGCCCTGCGCGAGGGAGGCCCGCTCGGCCCGACCGCAGCGGTCAAGCTGCTCTTGCCGGTGCTCGGCGCCCTCGACGAGGCGCACCGCCTCGGCATCGTGCACCGCGACGTGAAGCCTGGAAACATCCTCCTCGCGGAGGGGCGGGGTCGTCTCACACCGAAACTCATCGACTTCGGCATCGCCGCCCTGGCCCCCAGTCCCTGGGCGAGCAAGCTCGCGTTCTACCCCCCGCTCTACGGCACACCGCGCATGATGGCGCCCGAGCAGGCGCGCGGCGGGGCCGACGCGGATCCGCGGGTGGACATCTGGGGTTTCTGCTTCGTGCTCCATCAAGCCCTCGGGGGTGTGCCGGCCGACACTGGCCGCCGCGACGCGGAGCCGGAGCGCCTGGGGCGTCCCGCGGCCCTGGCCACGGAGCCGGAGCTCTGGGCGATCCTGGCCCGCGGGCTCGAACTCTCTCCCGCTGCGCGCTGGGCGACGGCGCAGGCACTCGGCGCCTCGCTCGCCCGCTGGGCCCTGGTCCGCGGCATCACAGCCGACAGCGCCGGGACCGCCCTCACGGAGGCCTGGCTCGATGGATGA
- a CDS encoding PD40 domain-containing protein produces MRIGSALALSWTCLLAMGVYACGSGGNAGNQNTSQGTGGGAGSGGAGGDDTILEDHGPLVSITVDPPAATVEVVNGVAAPSPFRAMGTFEDGTVQELSAAWSIDRPVLGLMNQQGTFAASGTLGGVGVITARASNDLTATAEVTVRLRILENPANLSPADQQAFDTPDATPSGTLLYPYDKTVFARGLLPPEIMWNGGAAGDRYRVHLRENHVEATIYTIAEPPSAFVLSSAQWSQLTESNVGEDVQVSVTRLSAGQAHAPMTSTWKVAQGSLRGTIYYWAVNTGQLMKITPGALQPSLVFDSGPLDQLGTPAPPDYDGTVPPWSGGSENKRCVACHTVSKDGSTLASLFERKGQTPSPWGAIDLTASSPNVVQMSSYNSSAIYLALTPDGRQLVRNDVSMILRLVDVQSGAEIPSALDTLVGNAADPAFSHDSKLLAFSSNVVGAYPVEFWRADLDVFDFDQATLTLGNRRQLMAGGNEAIAFPSFTPDSQRVIYQKGDYTRAKYGANQVGLNDLYMTDVNGALGELALDAANGVGVLDAKNRKLNYQPTVNPISVGGYTWVVFVSPRDYGNKMASSANPTYENRKQLWVAAIDANPQPGQDPSHPAFWLPGQDLTTINMSGYWALAPCSQEGTGCSQGFECCTGFCQPDDGGNYVCSPNPGACSQIGEACTTAGDCCNATSNCVGGFCALSQPQ; encoded by the coding sequence ATGCGCATCGGCAGCGCGCTCGCGCTCTCGTGGACCTGTCTTCTCGCCATGGGTGTCTACGCTTGTGGCTCCGGCGGGAACGCTGGCAACCAGAACACCAGCCAGGGCACCGGCGGTGGCGCCGGCTCCGGCGGCGCTGGCGGGGACGACACGATCCTCGAAGACCACGGGCCTCTCGTCTCGATCACCGTCGACCCGCCCGCAGCCACCGTGGAGGTGGTGAACGGCGTCGCGGCCCCCAGCCCCTTCCGCGCCATGGGGACCTTCGAGGACGGGACGGTGCAGGAACTTTCCGCAGCCTGGAGCATCGATCGGCCGGTGCTCGGACTGATGAACCAGCAGGGCACCTTCGCGGCGAGCGGCACCCTCGGTGGCGTCGGCGTCATCACCGCACGGGCGTCGAACGACCTCACAGCCACGGCCGAGGTCACCGTCCGGCTTCGCATCCTGGAGAACCCCGCCAACCTGTCCCCTGCCGATCAGCAAGCCTTCGACACACCCGACGCGACGCCCTCGGGGACGCTGCTCTACCCGTACGACAAGACCGTGTTCGCGCGCGGGCTCCTTCCGCCGGAGATCATGTGGAACGGCGGCGCGGCCGGGGACCGCTACCGCGTCCACCTCCGTGAGAACCACGTCGAAGCCACCATCTACACCATCGCAGAGCCACCGAGCGCGTTCGTGCTGAGCTCGGCGCAGTGGTCGCAGCTCACGGAGAGCAACGTGGGCGAGGACGTCCAGGTCTCGGTGACGCGCCTGTCGGCTGGCCAGGCGCACGCGCCCATGACGTCGACCTGGAAGGTGGCGCAGGGCAGCCTGCGGGGCACCATCTACTACTGGGCCGTCAACACCGGGCAGCTCATGAAGATCACGCCTGGCGCGCTCCAGCCCTCCCTCGTCTTCGACTCCGGCCCCCTCGATCAGCTCGGCACCCCCGCGCCGCCCGACTACGACGGCACCGTCCCCCCGTGGAGCGGAGGCAGCGAAAACAAGCGCTGCGTCGCATGTCACACCGTCAGCAAGGACGGCAGCACCCTCGCCTCCCTCTTCGAGCGCAAGGGGCAGACGCCGAGCCCCTGGGGTGCCATCGACCTCACGGCCAGCTCCCCGAACGTCGTCCAGATGTCGTCGTACAACTCCAGCGCCATCTACCTCGCGCTCACGCCGGATGGTCGCCAGCTCGTCCGCAACGACGTGAGCATGATCCTGCGCCTCGTCGACGTGCAGAGCGGCGCCGAGATCCCGAGCGCGCTCGACACGCTGGTCGGCAACGCCGCCGACCCGGCCTTCTCGCACGACAGCAAGCTCCTCGCCTTCTCCAGCAATGTCGTCGGCGCCTACCCGGTCGAATTCTGGCGCGCCGACCTCGATGTCTTCGACTTCGACCAGGCCACGCTCACGCTCGGCAACCGCCGGCAGCTCATGGCCGGCGGCAACGAGGCGATCGCCTTCCCGAGCTTCACTCCCGACTCGCAGCGCGTGATCTACCAGAAGGGCGACTACACCCGCGCCAAGTACGGCGCGAACCAGGTCGGGCTCAACGACCTCTACATGACCGACGTGAACGGCGCGCTCGGCGAGCTCGCGCTCGACGCCGCCAACGGCGTGGGCGTGCTCGACGCGAAGAACCGGAAGCTCAACTACCAGCCCACCGTGAACCCCATCTCCGTGGGCGGCTACACCTGGGTCGTGTTCGTCAGCCCCCGCGACTACGGCAACAAGATGGCCTCCAGCGCCAACCCCACCTACGAGAACCGCAAGCAGCTCTGGGTCGCGGCCATCGACGCCAACCCCCAGCCTGGCCAGGACCCGAGCCACCCGGCGTTCTGGCTCCCCGGCCAGGACCTCACCACCATCAACATGAGCGGTTACTGGGCCCTCGCTCCCTGCTCGCAGGAAGGCACCGGTTGCTCGCAGGGTTTCGAGTGCTGCACCGGCTTCTGCCAGCCGGATGATGGCGGCAACTACGTGTGCAGCCCGAACCCGGGCGCCTGCTCGCAGATCGGCGAAGCCTGCACGACGGCCGGCGACTGCTGCAACGCGACCTCGAACTGCGTCGGCGGCTTCTGCGCCCTCTCGCAGCCCCAGTGA
- a CDS encoding M20/M25/M40 family metallo-hydrolase, whose amino-acid sequence MPRRRMEPRAAGAFRRALPGVASGLALWIALSCAAGEGQPPRFPRPPGDAAQAAAPHRQVLRAIYEELIEIDTTEARGSCTEAAQAMASRLLAAGFPAKDVQVLVHPDNARKGNLVARLRGTGAKRPLLLLAHLDVVEALRRDWSPDLDPFQLVERDGFFYGRGTSDDKAMAAIFVANLVRYKQEGLVPDRDLIVALTADEEGGAHNGVAWLLANHRGLIDAELGLNEGAGGRFRQGKRLFNGVQASEKVFQSFALETINKGGHSALPVKDNAIYRLASALSRLSTFDFPVSLSEVTRTYFARMAPLEEASTSADMKAVLATPPEPGAVARLSASAYYNALMRTTCVATQLEGGHAENALPQTARAVVNCRILPHESVAEVERTLIRVVGDDEVRITKVMAPQPSPPSPLTPSVMQPLEAITRALWPGVPVIPIMGTGATDSLYLRRAGIPMYGVSGLFSDIDDVRAHGKDERLGVSALYEGQEFLYRFVKSLAGGG is encoded by the coding sequence ATGCCGCGACGCAGGATGGAACCGAGGGCAGCTGGGGCCTTTCGTCGGGCGCTGCCAGGTGTGGCGAGCGGGCTCGCCTTGTGGATCGCGCTCTCGTGCGCCGCCGGGGAGGGGCAGCCACCACGTTTTCCGCGGCCTCCGGGCGACGCGGCGCAGGCTGCGGCGCCGCACCGGCAGGTGCTCCGGGCGATCTACGAGGAGCTGATCGAGATCGACACCACCGAGGCGCGGGGGAGCTGCACCGAGGCGGCGCAAGCGATGGCGTCGCGGCTGCTCGCCGCAGGGTTTCCGGCGAAGGACGTGCAGGTGCTGGTCCACCCGGACAACGCGCGGAAGGGCAACCTGGTGGCGCGGTTGCGTGGCACGGGGGCGAAGCGGCCGTTGCTGCTGCTCGCACACCTCGATGTCGTGGAGGCCTTGCGGCGAGACTGGTCGCCGGACCTCGACCCGTTCCAGCTCGTCGAGCGGGACGGCTTCTTCTACGGCCGGGGGACCTCGGACGACAAGGCGATGGCCGCGATCTTCGTGGCGAACCTCGTCCGCTACAAGCAGGAGGGGCTCGTGCCGGACCGCGATCTGATCGTGGCCCTCACCGCCGACGAGGAGGGCGGTGCGCACAACGGGGTGGCGTGGCTGCTTGCGAACCACCGGGGTCTGATCGACGCGGAGCTCGGCCTGAACGAGGGGGCAGGTGGGCGCTTTCGACAGGGGAAGCGGCTGTTCAACGGCGTCCAGGCGAGCGAGAAGGTGTTCCAGAGCTTCGCGCTGGAGACGATCAACAAAGGCGGACACAGCGCGCTGCCCGTCAAGGACAACGCCATCTACCGGCTCGCGTCGGCGCTCTCGCGGCTCTCGACATTCGATTTCCCGGTGAGCTTGAGCGAGGTGACGCGCACCTACTTCGCGCGGATGGCTCCGCTGGAGGAGGCGTCGACGTCGGCGGACATGAAGGCCGTACTGGCGACACCGCCAGAGCCTGGAGCGGTCGCGCGGCTCTCGGCGTCGGCCTACTACAACGCCTTGATGCGGACGACCTGCGTGGCGACGCAGCTCGAAGGCGGGCACGCGGAGAACGCGCTGCCGCAGACGGCACGCGCCGTGGTGAACTGCCGCATCTTGCCGCACGAGTCGGTCGCCGAGGTGGAGCGCACGCTGATCCGCGTGGTGGGCGACGACGAGGTCCGCATCACGAAGGTGATGGCGCCTCAGCCGAGCCCGCCGTCGCCGCTCACGCCGTCGGTGATGCAGCCCCTCGAAGCCATCACCCGGGCGCTGTGGCCAGGCGTGCCGGTGATCCCGATCATGGGCACGGGCGCGACCGATAGCCTCTACCTTCGGCGGGCAGGGATCCCGATGTACGGGGTCTCGGGGCTGTTCTCGGACATCGACGACGTGAGGGCGCACGGCAAGGACGAGCGCCTCGGCGTCAGCGCGCTCTACGAAGGCCAGGAGTTCCTGTACCGCTTCGTGAAGTCGCTCGCCGGTGGTGGTTGA